The Salvelinus alpinus chromosome 28, SLU_Salpinus.1, whole genome shotgun sequence genome includes a window with the following:
- the LOC139557499 gene encoding lysine-specific demethylase 5C-like isoform X2 produces the protein MMAMEGEDFVPPPECPVFEPSWEEFQDPLGYIAKIRPIAEKSGICKIRPPADWQPPFAVEVDSFRFTPRIQRLNELEAETRVKLNYLDRIAKFWEIQGSSLKIPNIERRILDLFSLSKVVIEEGGFDIVSKERRWARVAQKLGYPTGRNIGSLLRSHYERIVYPFEVFHAGASLPTKPKLYDGEEVDREYKPHSIPLRQSVQPSKMSSYGRRANRLQPDILTEVGSFLPIAMIVLIIHGPEDSASHPLTTGSQHISPSPDPTEEDIEKNPELKKLQIYGAGPKMMGLGLVPRNKSIPKKEELPQTVTVRDAVAAVQDKEEPGEVKEGDSSTATPTPPPPSDVTVKNKVKKEEDDDGGDRHDEKDQEDPNGDGPCTKMTMRLRRNLSNPQFVDSFVCRMCGRGDEDEKLLLCDGCDDNYHTFCLLPPLTEAPKGNWRCPKCVAEECKRPAEAFGFEQATREYTLQSFGEMADTYKADYFNMPVHMVPTELVEKEFWRLVSSIEEDVTVEYGADIHSKEFGSGFPMNNGKKNLSQEEADYARSGWNLNVMPVLEQSVLCHINADISGMKVPWLYVGMVFSAFCWHIEDHWSYSINYLHWGEPKTWYGVPSVAAERLEEVMKKLTPELFESQPDLLHQLVTIMNPNILMSHGVPVVRTNQCAGEFVITFPRAYHSGFNQGYNFAEAVNFCTADWLPAGRSCIEHYRRLRRYCVFSHEELTCKMAACPEKLDLNLAAATHREMFIIVQEERKLRKGLLERGITEAEREAFELLPDDERQCDNCKTTCFLSALACSNCPERLVCLYHTQDLCSCPTDKLYLRYRYTLDELFAMLHRLKVRAEVFDSWANRVKEALEQEEGNKIGITDLEVLKAEAAEKKFPDNELLQRLNTVLTDTQNCQQTSTELLNKTQTRRMTLADLKALVEKMENLPCVMSQLEEVQAVLRTIEEFQTQSRALVSDRDWRRDSAPPEQLQALLEQGAGLPVDTPECELLKGLQEQGRWLSEVRQTLGPEGGEMTLAVLRNLMEVGCNVPQSVSVETAMAELQELLTIAERWEEKAQICLEQRQKHPLSTLEAIVNEAQLIPVKLPNILSLQGCLSRAKAWVTDLEEIQNGEHYPCLDDLEGLVAIGRDLPVRMEELLQLELQVASAHSWRDKASKTFLKKSSQHSLLQVLCPCVEKRKERGEETDPLDDPDTNTLGLSAQDLRDPGAIVMAFKEGEHQEKEALLRLQKVNLSKPGVEKKAEKEIKTEREDKENGGGRWGEDPMELDTALHSENCGKENGDSNHTTTSSSTPPQSVCVCGRAPRPPLLRCHLCKDWFHGGCVPFPSLLPSSSGLPTNPLCWWDWDSRFLCPRCQRSRRPRLETILALLVALQRLPVRLPEGEALQCLTERAITWQGRAKEALDTPEIQGALERLQELKQNQPHREEEDGKKGNCESVIVLSDSEGGEGDGVIDLTEENSPKKTLKKEMNGGMQAGCENGVSKKVKSHHNVTGVGSLLPLVPSLKGPVIELSLTTRTQLEELQLEGDLLEVSLDQTSTIHRVLQAALEPHRHTLRTLILIELQEQKGVGRVGRAKDSKRKRKSQRGVTGVEGTPRSQDASECKKTCPLNHTPPHIPIQTHPEIL, from the exons ATGAT GGCGATGGAGGGGGAAGACTTTGTGCCGCCTCCTGAGTGCCCAGTGTTCGAGCCGTCATGGGAGGAGTTTCAGGATCCCCTGGGCTATATTGCCAAGATACGTCCAATTGCAGAGAAGTCTGGAATCTGCAAGATTCGTCCTCCTGCT GACTGGCAGCCACCCTTTGCTGTGGAGGTGGATAGCTTCCGCTTCACACCCCGTATACAGAGACTCAATGAGCTAGAG gcGGAGACCCGAGTCAAGCTGAACTACTTGGACCGGATTGCCAAGTTCTGGGAGATCCAGGGATCCTCCCTCAAGATCCCAAACATCGAGAGGCGTATCTTGGACCTTTTCAGCCTGTCCAAG GTTGTGATAGAGGAGGGAGGGTTTGATATAGTCAGTAAGGAGCGGCGTTGGGCTCGTGTGGCCCAGAAGCTTGGCTACCCAACTGGCAGGAACATTGGCTCCCTCCTGCGCTCACACTACGAGAGGATTGTCTACCCCTTTGAGGTGTTTCATGCTGGGGCCAGCCTGCCG ACTAAGCCAAAGCTATATGATGGAGAAGAGGTGGATAGAGAATACAAGCCCCACTCCATCCCCTTACGCCAGTCTGTCCAGCCTTCCAAGATGAGCAGCTACGGACGCCGAGCCAATCGCCTCCAGCCAGAC ATCTTAACAGAAGTTGGTTCTTTTTTACCCATTGCCATGATCGTGTTGATCATTCAT GGTCCAGAGGATTCTGCCTCCCACCCTCTCACTACTGGCTCTCAACACATCTCTCCATCG CCTGACCCCACggaggaggacatagagaagAACCCTGAGCTGAAGAAACTACAGATCTATGGGGCAGGGCCTAAGATGATGGGGCTAGGACTGGTTCCCAGGAATAAGAGTATCCCCAAGAAAG AAGAGCTGCCTCAGACTGTGACTGTCCGTGATGCAGTTGCTGCTGTCCAGGACAAGGAGGAACCAGGAGAGGTCAAAGAGGGAGACTCCAGCACAGCCACCCCCACGCCACCGCCTCCTTCTGATGTCACGGTCAAGAATAAAGTGAAaaaagaggaagatgatgatggtgGAGACAGACATGACGAAAAGGACCAAGAGGACCCTAACGGTGATGGGCCCTGCACCAAGATGACCATGAGGTTAAGACGTAACCTCAGCAACCCCCAGTTT GTGGATTCGTTTGTGTGTCGGATGTGTGGCCGTGGCGACGAGGATGAGAAGCTCCTGCTGTGTGACGGTTGTGACGACAACTACCACACCTTCTGTCTGCTGCCCCCCCTCACTGAAGCCCCCAAGGGCAACTGGCGCTGCCCCAAATGTGTGGCTGAG GAGTGTAAAAGACCAGCGGAGGCCTTCGGTTTTGAGCAGGCTACCAGAGAATACACCCTGCAGAGTTTTGGGGAGATGGCAGACACATACAAAGCAGACTACTTCAATATGCCTGTCCAT ATGGTTCCTACAGAGCTGGTGGAGAAAGAGTTCTGGCGCTTGGTCAGTAGCATAGAGGAAGATGTGACAGTGGAGTATGGAGCCGACATCCACTCTAAAGAGTTTGGCAGTGGATTCCCCATGAACAATGGCAAGAAGAACCTCTCACAAGAGGAAGCG GATTATGCCCGCAGCGGCTGGAACCTGAATGTGATGCCGGTGCTGGAGCAGTCGGTGCTGTGCCACATCAACGCCGATATCTCTGGTATGAAGGTGCCCTGGCTGTACGTGGGCATGGTCTTCTCAGCCTTCTGCTGGCACATCGAAGACCACTGGAGCTACTCCATCAACTACCTGCACTG GGGTGAGCCTAAGACGTGGTACGGGGTTCCCTCTGTAGCAGCAGAACGGTTAGAGGAGGTGATGAAGAAGCTGACCCCAGAGCTGTTTGAGTCCCAGCCTGACCTCCTCCACCAGCTGGTTACTATTATGAACCCCAACATCCTCATGTCTCACGGGGTCCCG GTTGTACGCACCAACCAGTGTGCTGGCGAGTTTGTCATCACGTTCCCCAGGGCTTACCACAGCGGCTTCAATCAGGGATATAATTTTGCTGAAGCCGTGAACTTCTGCACTGCAGATTGG CTGCCTGCAGGGCGCTCCTGTATCGAGCACTACCGTCGTCTGCGGCGGTACTGTGTTTTCTCTCACGAGGAGCTGACCTGTAAGATGGCCGCCTGCCCTGAGAAGCTGGACCTCAACCTGGCCGCTGCCACGCACAGAGAGATGTTCATCATCGTccaggaggagaggaagctacgCAAGGGCCTGCTGGAGAGG GGCATcacagaggcagagagggaggcgtTCGAGCTGCTGCCTGATGACGAGAGGCAGTGTGATAATTGCAAGACGACCTGCTTcctgtctgccctggcctgttCCAACTGCCCTGAACGCCTCGTCTGTCTCTACCACACACAGGACCTCTGTAGCTGCCCCACAGACAAGCTCTACCTCAG GTACAGGTACACTCTGGATGAGCTGTTTGCCATGTTACATCGGCTCAAAGTGCGAGCCGAGGTGTTTGATTCCTGGGCCAACAGAGTGAAAGAAGCTCTGGAGCAGGAAGAGGGCAACAAGATAG GCATCACAGACCTGGAGGTCCTGAAGGCAGAGGCAGCAGAGAAGAAGTTCCCTGACAACGAGCTGCTCCAGAGACTCAACACCGTCCTCACTGACACACAGAACTGTCAGCAGACAAGCACTGAACTTCTCAACAAGACACAGACCAG GAGGATGACGCTGGCTGACCTGAAGGCTCTAGTGGAGAAGATGGAGAACCTGCCATGTGTGATGAGCCAGCTGGAGGAAGTACAG gcGGTCCTGCGTACAATAGAAGAGTTCCAGACTCAGTCCCGGGCTCTAGTGAGCGACAGGGACTGGCGGCGAGACTCCGCTCCCCCAGAACAACTGCAGGCCCTGTTGGAGCAGGGGGCTGGCCTGCCGGTCGATACCCCAGAGTGTGAGCTCCTCAAGGGGCTGCAGGAGCAGGGCCGCTGGCTGAGCGAGGTGCGGCAGACCCTGGGGCCCGAGGGTGGTGAGATGACCCTGGCGGTCCTCAGGAACTTGATGGAGGTGGGCTGCAATGTGCCCCAGAGCGTCTCGGTGGAAACAGCCATGGCAGAGCTTCAGGAGCTCCTGACTATAGCAGAACGATGGGAGGAGAAGGCCCAGATCTGTCTGGAGCAACG GCAGAAGCACCCTCTGTCCACCCTGGAGGCCATAGTAAACGAGGCCCAGCTCATCCCAGTCAAGCTGCCCAACATCCTGTCTCTCCAGGGCTGTCTGAGCCGAGCCAAGGCCTGGGTCACTGACCTGGAGGAGATCCAG AATGGGGAGCACTACCCGTGTCTGGATGATCTGGAGGGCCTGGTGGCGATAGGGAGAGACCTCCCTGTCAGGATGGAGGAGCTGTTGCAGCTGGAGCTGCAGGTAGCCAGCGCCCACTCCTGGAGAGACAAGGCCTCCAAGACCTTCCTGAAGAAGAGCAGCCAGCACAGCCTGCTACAG GTGTTGTGTCCGTGTGTGGAGAAAcgtaaggagaggggagaagagacggATCCATTAGATGACCCAGATACCAACACTCTGGGCCTCTCTGCTCAGGACCTGAGAGACCCTGGTGCCATT GTGATGGCGTTTAAAGAGGGAGAGCACCAGGAGAAAGAGGCTCTGCTGAGGCTCCAGAAGGTCAACCTGTCTAAACCAGGTGTGGAGAAGAAGGCTGAGAAAGAGATCAAGACAGAGCGGGAGGACAAGGAGAATGGAGGTGGGAGGTGGGGGGAGGACCCCATGGAGCTAGACACAGCCCTCCACTCTGAGAACTGTGGAAAGGAGAACGGGGACAGTAACCACACAACGACAAGCAGCAGCACCCCtcctcagtcagtgtgtgtgtgtggccgggCGCCACGCCCCCCTCTGCTGCGCTGCCACCTGTGTAAAGACTGGTTCCACGGTGGGTGTGTCCCATTCCCCTCCCTCCTGCCCTCCTCCTCAGGGCTCCCCACCAACCCCCTCTGCTGGTGGGACTGGGACTCACGCTTCCTGTGCCCGCGGTGCCAGCGCTCGCGGCGCCCGCGTCTGGAGACCATCCTGGCCCTGCTGGTGGCGCTCCAGAGGCTGCCCGTCCGTCTGCCAGAGGGAGAGGCTCTGCAGTGTCTCACAGAGAGGGCCATCACCTGGCAGGGGCGCGCCAAGGAGGCACTGGACACCCCTGAGATACAGGGGGCACTAGAGAGGCTGCAGGAGCTTAAACAGAACCAGCCTcacagggaggaagaggatgggAAGAAAGGGAACTGTGAGTCGGTGATAGTGCTATCAGAttcagagggaggagaaggagatggagtgaTAGACCTCACAGAGGAGAACTCTCCCAAGAAGACCCTAAAGAAAGAGATGAATGGCGGCATGCAGGCTGGATGTGAAAACGGCGTAAGCAAGAAAGTAAAGTCTCACCACAATGTTACAG GTGTGGGCTCTCTGCTACCGCTGGTCCCATCACTAAAAGGCCCGGTGATAGAGCTGTCCCTGACCACCAGGACCCAGCTAGAGGAGTTACAGCTAGAGGGAGACCTGCTGGAGGTGTCTCTGGACCAGACCAGCACCATCCACAGAGTCCTGCAGGCTGCTTTagagccacacagacacacactcagaacACTCATACTG ATTGAGCTCCAGGAGCAGAAGGGAGTGGGCCGTGTGGGGCGGGCTAAAGACtccaagaggaagaggaagagccaGAGGGGCGTCACAGGGGTGGAGGGAACACCCCGGTCCCAGGACGCCTCGGAGTGCAAGAAGACCTGTCCCCTCAACCACACACCCCCTCACATACCCATCCAGACACACCCCGAG ATCTTGTGA
- the LOC139557499 gene encoding lysine-specific demethylase 5C-like isoform X3, which yields MMAMEGEDFVPPPECPVFEPSWEEFQDPLGYIAKIRPIAEKSGICKIRPPADWQPPFAVEVDSFRFTPRIQRLNELEAETRVKLNYLDRIAKFWEIQGSSLKIPNIERRILDLFSLSKVVIEEGGFDIVSKERRWARVAQKLGYPTGRNIGSLLRSHYERIVYPFEVFHAGASLPQTKPKLYDGEEVDREYKPHSIPLRQSVQPSKMSSYGRRANRLQPDILTEVGSFLPIAMIVLIIHGPEDSASHPLTTGSQHISPSPDPTEEDIEKNPELKKLQIYGAGPKMMGLGLVPRNKSIPKKELPQTVTVRDAVAAVQDKEEPGEVKEGDSSTATPTPPPPSDVTVKNKVKKEEDDDGGDRHDEKDQEDPNGDGPCTKMTMRLRRNLSNPQFVDSFVCRMCGRGDEDEKLLLCDGCDDNYHTFCLLPPLTEAPKGNWRCPKCVAEECKRPAEAFGFEQATREYTLQSFGEMADTYKADYFNMPVHMVPTELVEKEFWRLVSSIEEDVTVEYGADIHSKEFGSGFPMNNGKKNLSQEEADYARSGWNLNVMPVLEQSVLCHINADISGMKVPWLYVGMVFSAFCWHIEDHWSYSINYLHWGEPKTWYGVPSVAAERLEEVMKKLTPELFESQPDLLHQLVTIMNPNILMSHGVPVVRTNQCAGEFVITFPRAYHSGFNQGYNFAEAVNFCTADWLPAGRSCIEHYRRLRRYCVFSHEELTCKMAACPEKLDLNLAAATHREMFIIVQEERKLRKGLLERGITEAEREAFELLPDDERQCDNCKTTCFLSALACSNCPERLVCLYHTQDLCSCPTDKLYLRYRYTLDELFAMLHRLKVRAEVFDSWANRVKEALEQEEGNKIGITDLEVLKAEAAEKKFPDNELLQRLNTVLTDTQNCQQTSTELLNKTQTRRMTLADLKALVEKMENLPCVMSQLEEVQAVLRTIEEFQTQSRALVSDRDWRRDSAPPEQLQALLEQGAGLPVDTPECELLKGLQEQGRWLSEVRQTLGPEGGEMTLAVLRNLMEVGCNVPQSVSVETAMAELQELLTIAERWEEKAQICLEQRQKHPLSTLEAIVNEAQLIPVKLPNILSLQGCLSRAKAWVTDLEEIQNGEHYPCLDDLEGLVAIGRDLPVRMEELLQLELQVASAHSWRDKASKTFLKKSSQHSLLQVLCPCVEKRKERGEETDPLDDPDTNTLGLSAQDLRDPGAIVMAFKEGEHQEKEALLRLQKVNLSKPGVEKKAEKEIKTEREDKENGGGRWGEDPMELDTALHSENCGKENGDSNHTTTSSSTPPQSVCVCGRAPRPPLLRCHLCKDWFHGGCVPFPSLLPSSSGLPTNPLCWWDWDSRFLCPRCQRSRRPRLETILALLVALQRLPVRLPEGEALQCLTERAITWQGRAKEALDTPEIQGALERLQELKQNQPHREEEDGKKGNCESVIVLSDSEGGEGDGVIDLTEENSPKKTLKKEMNGGMQAGCENGVSKKVKSHHNVTGVGSLLPLVPSLKGPVIELSLTTRTQLEELQLEGDLLEVSLDQTSTIHRVLQAALEPHRHTLRTLILIELQEQKGVGRVGRAKDSKRKRKSQRGVTGVEGTPRSQDASECKKTCPLNHTPPHIPIQTHPEIL from the exons ATGAT GGCGATGGAGGGGGAAGACTTTGTGCCGCCTCCTGAGTGCCCAGTGTTCGAGCCGTCATGGGAGGAGTTTCAGGATCCCCTGGGCTATATTGCCAAGATACGTCCAATTGCAGAGAAGTCTGGAATCTGCAAGATTCGTCCTCCTGCT GACTGGCAGCCACCCTTTGCTGTGGAGGTGGATAGCTTCCGCTTCACACCCCGTATACAGAGACTCAATGAGCTAGAG gcGGAGACCCGAGTCAAGCTGAACTACTTGGACCGGATTGCCAAGTTCTGGGAGATCCAGGGATCCTCCCTCAAGATCCCAAACATCGAGAGGCGTATCTTGGACCTTTTCAGCCTGTCCAAG GTTGTGATAGAGGAGGGAGGGTTTGATATAGTCAGTAAGGAGCGGCGTTGGGCTCGTGTGGCCCAGAAGCTTGGCTACCCAACTGGCAGGAACATTGGCTCCCTCCTGCGCTCACACTACGAGAGGATTGTCTACCCCTTTGAGGTGTTTCATGCTGGGGCCAGCCTGCCG CAGACTAAGCCAAAGCTATATGATGGAGAAGAGGTGGATAGAGAATACAAGCCCCACTCCATCCCCTTACGCCAGTCTGTCCAGCCTTCCAAGATGAGCAGCTACGGACGCCGAGCCAATCGCCTCCAGCCAGAC ATCTTAACAGAAGTTGGTTCTTTTTTACCCATTGCCATGATCGTGTTGATCATTCAT GGTCCAGAGGATTCTGCCTCCCACCCTCTCACTACTGGCTCTCAACACATCTCTCCATCG CCTGACCCCACggaggaggacatagagaagAACCCTGAGCTGAAGAAACTACAGATCTATGGGGCAGGGCCTAAGATGATGGGGCTAGGACTGGTTCCCAGGAATAAGAGTATCCCCAAGAAAG AGCTGCCTCAGACTGTGACTGTCCGTGATGCAGTTGCTGCTGTCCAGGACAAGGAGGAACCAGGAGAGGTCAAAGAGGGAGACTCCAGCACAGCCACCCCCACGCCACCGCCTCCTTCTGATGTCACGGTCAAGAATAAAGTGAAaaaagaggaagatgatgatggtgGAGACAGACATGACGAAAAGGACCAAGAGGACCCTAACGGTGATGGGCCCTGCACCAAGATGACCATGAGGTTAAGACGTAACCTCAGCAACCCCCAGTTT GTGGATTCGTTTGTGTGTCGGATGTGTGGCCGTGGCGACGAGGATGAGAAGCTCCTGCTGTGTGACGGTTGTGACGACAACTACCACACCTTCTGTCTGCTGCCCCCCCTCACTGAAGCCCCCAAGGGCAACTGGCGCTGCCCCAAATGTGTGGCTGAG GAGTGTAAAAGACCAGCGGAGGCCTTCGGTTTTGAGCAGGCTACCAGAGAATACACCCTGCAGAGTTTTGGGGAGATGGCAGACACATACAAAGCAGACTACTTCAATATGCCTGTCCAT ATGGTTCCTACAGAGCTGGTGGAGAAAGAGTTCTGGCGCTTGGTCAGTAGCATAGAGGAAGATGTGACAGTGGAGTATGGAGCCGACATCCACTCTAAAGAGTTTGGCAGTGGATTCCCCATGAACAATGGCAAGAAGAACCTCTCACAAGAGGAAGCG GATTATGCCCGCAGCGGCTGGAACCTGAATGTGATGCCGGTGCTGGAGCAGTCGGTGCTGTGCCACATCAACGCCGATATCTCTGGTATGAAGGTGCCCTGGCTGTACGTGGGCATGGTCTTCTCAGCCTTCTGCTGGCACATCGAAGACCACTGGAGCTACTCCATCAACTACCTGCACTG GGGTGAGCCTAAGACGTGGTACGGGGTTCCCTCTGTAGCAGCAGAACGGTTAGAGGAGGTGATGAAGAAGCTGACCCCAGAGCTGTTTGAGTCCCAGCCTGACCTCCTCCACCAGCTGGTTACTATTATGAACCCCAACATCCTCATGTCTCACGGGGTCCCG GTTGTACGCACCAACCAGTGTGCTGGCGAGTTTGTCATCACGTTCCCCAGGGCTTACCACAGCGGCTTCAATCAGGGATATAATTTTGCTGAAGCCGTGAACTTCTGCACTGCAGATTGG CTGCCTGCAGGGCGCTCCTGTATCGAGCACTACCGTCGTCTGCGGCGGTACTGTGTTTTCTCTCACGAGGAGCTGACCTGTAAGATGGCCGCCTGCCCTGAGAAGCTGGACCTCAACCTGGCCGCTGCCACGCACAGAGAGATGTTCATCATCGTccaggaggagaggaagctacgCAAGGGCCTGCTGGAGAGG GGCATcacagaggcagagagggaggcgtTCGAGCTGCTGCCTGATGACGAGAGGCAGTGTGATAATTGCAAGACGACCTGCTTcctgtctgccctggcctgttCCAACTGCCCTGAACGCCTCGTCTGTCTCTACCACACACAGGACCTCTGTAGCTGCCCCACAGACAAGCTCTACCTCAG GTACAGGTACACTCTGGATGAGCTGTTTGCCATGTTACATCGGCTCAAAGTGCGAGCCGAGGTGTTTGATTCCTGGGCCAACAGAGTGAAAGAAGCTCTGGAGCAGGAAGAGGGCAACAAGATAG GCATCACAGACCTGGAGGTCCTGAAGGCAGAGGCAGCAGAGAAGAAGTTCCCTGACAACGAGCTGCTCCAGAGACTCAACACCGTCCTCACTGACACACAGAACTGTCAGCAGACAAGCACTGAACTTCTCAACAAGACACAGACCAG GAGGATGACGCTGGCTGACCTGAAGGCTCTAGTGGAGAAGATGGAGAACCTGCCATGTGTGATGAGCCAGCTGGAGGAAGTACAG gcGGTCCTGCGTACAATAGAAGAGTTCCAGACTCAGTCCCGGGCTCTAGTGAGCGACAGGGACTGGCGGCGAGACTCCGCTCCCCCAGAACAACTGCAGGCCCTGTTGGAGCAGGGGGCTGGCCTGCCGGTCGATACCCCAGAGTGTGAGCTCCTCAAGGGGCTGCAGGAGCAGGGCCGCTGGCTGAGCGAGGTGCGGCAGACCCTGGGGCCCGAGGGTGGTGAGATGACCCTGGCGGTCCTCAGGAACTTGATGGAGGTGGGCTGCAATGTGCCCCAGAGCGTCTCGGTGGAAACAGCCATGGCAGAGCTTCAGGAGCTCCTGACTATAGCAGAACGATGGGAGGAGAAGGCCCAGATCTGTCTGGAGCAACG GCAGAAGCACCCTCTGTCCACCCTGGAGGCCATAGTAAACGAGGCCCAGCTCATCCCAGTCAAGCTGCCCAACATCCTGTCTCTCCAGGGCTGTCTGAGCCGAGCCAAGGCCTGGGTCACTGACCTGGAGGAGATCCAG AATGGGGAGCACTACCCGTGTCTGGATGATCTGGAGGGCCTGGTGGCGATAGGGAGAGACCTCCCTGTCAGGATGGAGGAGCTGTTGCAGCTGGAGCTGCAGGTAGCCAGCGCCCACTCCTGGAGAGACAAGGCCTCCAAGACCTTCCTGAAGAAGAGCAGCCAGCACAGCCTGCTACAG GTGTTGTGTCCGTGTGTGGAGAAAcgtaaggagaggggagaagagacggATCCATTAGATGACCCAGATACCAACACTCTGGGCCTCTCTGCTCAGGACCTGAGAGACCCTGGTGCCATT GTGATGGCGTTTAAAGAGGGAGAGCACCAGGAGAAAGAGGCTCTGCTGAGGCTCCAGAAGGTCAACCTGTCTAAACCAGGTGTGGAGAAGAAGGCTGAGAAAGAGATCAAGACAGAGCGGGAGGACAAGGAGAATGGAGGTGGGAGGTGGGGGGAGGACCCCATGGAGCTAGACACAGCCCTCCACTCTGAGAACTGTGGAAAGGAGAACGGGGACAGTAACCACACAACGACAAGCAGCAGCACCCCtcctcagtcagtgtgtgtgtgtggccgggCGCCACGCCCCCCTCTGCTGCGCTGCCACCTGTGTAAAGACTGGTTCCACGGTGGGTGTGTCCCATTCCCCTCCCTCCTGCCCTCCTCCTCAGGGCTCCCCACCAACCCCCTCTGCTGGTGGGACTGGGACTCACGCTTCCTGTGCCCGCGGTGCCAGCGCTCGCGGCGCCCGCGTCTGGAGACCATCCTGGCCCTGCTGGTGGCGCTCCAGAGGCTGCCCGTCCGTCTGCCAGAGGGAGAGGCTCTGCAGTGTCTCACAGAGAGGGCCATCACCTGGCAGGGGCGCGCCAAGGAGGCACTGGACACCCCTGAGATACAGGGGGCACTAGAGAGGCTGCAGGAGCTTAAACAGAACCAGCCTcacagggaggaagaggatgggAAGAAAGGGAACTGTGAGTCGGTGATAGTGCTATCAGAttcagagggaggagaaggagatggagtgaTAGACCTCACAGAGGAGAACTCTCCCAAGAAGACCCTAAAGAAAGAGATGAATGGCGGCATGCAGGCTGGATGTGAAAACGGCGTAAGCAAGAAAGTAAAGTCTCACCACAATGTTACAG GTGTGGGCTCTCTGCTACCGCTGGTCCCATCACTAAAAGGCCCGGTGATAGAGCTGTCCCTGACCACCAGGACCCAGCTAGAGGAGTTACAGCTAGAGGGAGACCTGCTGGAGGTGTCTCTGGACCAGACCAGCACCATCCACAGAGTCCTGCAGGCTGCTTTagagccacacagacacacactcagaacACTCATACTG ATTGAGCTCCAGGAGCAGAAGGGAGTGGGCCGTGTGGGGCGGGCTAAAGACtccaagaggaagaggaagagccaGAGGGGCGTCACAGGGGTGGAGGGAACACCCCGGTCCCAGGACGCCTCGGAGTGCAAGAAGACCTGTCCCCTCAACCACACACCCCCTCACATACCCATCCAGACACACCCCGAG ATCTTGTGA